In one window of Haemophilus parainfluenzae DNA:
- the rpsG gene encoding 30S ribosomal protein S7, giving the protein MPRRRSVEPRKILPDPKFGSELLAKFINVLMVDGKKSVAETIVYGALDKLAERTGKEPLEAFEIALENVRPTVEVKSRRVGGSTYQVPVEVRPVRRNALGMRWIVEAARKRGDKSMALRLANELSDASDNKGAAVKKREDVHRMAEANKAFAHFRW; this is encoded by the coding sequence ATGCCACGTCGTCGTAGTGTTGAACCACGCAAGATTCTTCCAGATCCGAAGTTCGGTTCAGAGTTACTTGCAAAATTTATTAATGTATTAATGGTAGACGGTAAAAAATCCGTTGCTGAAACCATCGTTTACGGTGCGTTAGACAAACTTGCAGAACGCACAGGTAAAGAACCTTTAGAAGCATTTGAAATTGCACTTGAAAACGTTCGTCCAACTGTTGAGGTTAAATCTCGTCGTGTTGGTGGTTCTACTTACCAAGTGCCAGTTGAAGTACGTCCAGTTCGTCGTAACGCATTAGGTATGCGTTGGATCGTTGAAGCTGCACGTAAACGCGGTGATAAATCAATGGCTTTACGTCTTGCAAATGAATTATCTGATGCATCAGATAACAAAGGCGCAGCAGTGAAAAAACGTGAAGATGTTCACCGTATGGCTGAAGCTAACAAAGCATTTGCTCACTTCCGTTGGTAA